The Zea mays cultivar B73 chromosome 7, Zm-B73-REFERENCE-NAM-5.0, whole genome shotgun sequence DNA segment aatactatattaatattaaagaagttaatccaatagacatagattaatccATTTAACATAGGATAAACAAATTAATTATTTACCACATGTCTCATGATAGAATAAGGTTACCAAagtgtagataattttattacgaagctaacgcaactggaacgagttaaatcagatttaaagtgtggtagttatgattttctgaataaTTAAGTGCTTGGCATGGAATAAATTAAGTAGACAATTTTAGTCTATGTGTCATGGCTAAACAGAgttactaagtgataaacaatattaatacaaaattatagaaattggaatgcgtTAAAATGAGTTAAAATAAATTTTATATGCATTATTTAAGTTTCTGCAATAAATTTTACACAAAAAATCATTTTTCTGAATTATTTCCTCTGTTTCTCTAAATGTATGGACCCCGCACAGTATTACCGAGAACCGCAGGGGGTAACCTGTAAAGTCCTGGGCCTCAGCGTAATTACTTTTTAACTGAATAGGATCGCGAATTTATTTGTATAAAGGTCAAGGACTCTAGCAAAATTCCACAGACGAAGCGGTACGGGGCGAGATCGGTCGTTAGATCCCAATCCGACGGTTCAAATCAGATCTAACGGTTATAATTATAATATGAAAGGGTACGAGACGATAGCCACCGGATTGGAGATCTACGGTCCATATTCAACATAACCGTACTCTATTCCTGTTTGTCCGATCACACATCTACGGTCCAAAACCCATCACACGAAGGGGGAATACGGTTGTCTAATCGTGACCGTCCCCTGACCGATCAACGGCACCCCAGGTTCTTCCCCACTAGGCCACCCTGTACGCGGCGGCGCCGGTGGCAAGTGCGCCCGACGCCCACACCTCGATTTCGAAGAGCTATACGCAGGGGAGGACGCGACAGATAACATGGGAGGGTTTCTCACCTGCAAGAGGTTGCAGAGGAGCCTGCCCTCGCGCGAGTGGAACTCACGGTGGAGTTCAAGATCCGGCGAGCAATTGGTGCGACTCCCGCCACCGGACTCGCCCCGCGATATCACGAATACTCACAGCACGATCCGGCGAAACCGATAGACCACACCACTGGCTAGCAGCAGTACTGTAGGTGAGATGAGCGTGCagcggctttcttctttctctctctcctctcgaACTGCGACAGCGCCCGGTACAACATTTATAGGAGCGTCAAGTCTGCGGAAAGCAAGCCACCAACCCCACCCAGATGGCGTGGTCATCGCGTCGAGCCACGAACGGCACACATTCCGCGGGAATCTGTTGTAACAGAACCTAGCGTCGCGCGCGCGCGAGGAAGACGGGTCTGCGCGCACGGTCCCACCTGGCATAGATACATCCCCCATCCAAGGCAAGCGCATAAACCGGTTAGGCGCTGGCCCACCTGTAACTGAAGCGAGAAGGAGCAACGGAGGGGAGGGCACGCGCGCGGGTTTCGTGTGTCGGGCCGATTTAGGTCGTCGCGGCCCATTTAGGTTAGaacctcttttctttttcttttattttgctttttcctttttatctaaaatttgaattcaaatcttgTAGCGAATTTGTACTCAAAATAAATATTCAATTTGAACATACCAGTGTGGGATGAATTTATATATCTATaaattttattttgtattttagTATTTCTCTcttaaattccaaattcaaatttaggTTTTAATCCAAATCTTCATCTCTTTATTACATTCCTATATTATTCCTTTTTGACATTACAAAATTCCAATTCCAATCTAAAATATAGTTTAAGAATTCAAATTTAATACCCACTAAAAATCAATCATGATGCAGTGGATATCTATttattctaattaatttatttgttggataaatgtttgaaatatgaaacacaCTCATATTGTTCCTTTCTTTTTAGGAGAATAGTATTTTGATTGTGGGACAAAAGgtaaaagttacttcaaaattaaatattcatgtaaataaatgcttatggtgcatcatttaatgatatgcataatcatttagttgaatagaaaacttttctattacctcttttctaaaataattcttggttttgaaaatttagtccccaatttttaacactcaagtataatttgagatatctgaatttactattttatttcttcatgtatttattttattattattatttttatatatatatacaaattttgggctttgctTCTCAAGACGAAGACTTTGTGTACGGACAACGTTGCAGAATGCCAAAGGACAATAGCTTCGGCTCGGATCAAGCAAAGAAATAAAAGACTAAATAGACCTTATTAGCTTTAGTTGCTTGTAAATAAGCGTTTAAGGGTACATATGTAATTTtgctcgggctgcgtcccgtgcttataaatagatgaatagtaacccccgtactgttcatgctggattGTATTCACTTTCTTGCATCCACACTTTCGAGCAAgcggaaggtatcaatgtaacatTAACATTGTTTACATTCATTTCTGTTTttataaaatataataataaacCAATTAATGAGATGCAGTTATCATATTTATCCTTTTGCATTTCTACtcacatattaaatgatgaaggtatgtccttcttaacCTTCGTCTGGCAAAGCTTTATACCcacgaggagataatgcttcggttaGACGAAGGTCTGTAATGACTAAtgattatgttgccttgttcttgatatatagcatttgagaacaaatgaCTAACAGATACACACAAAGACTCTCAGGCAATACAACTCAcagtggatgtagggtattacgctccgatggcccgaaccactctaacctTTGTATTCTCGTGTTCTTCCAGCTAATTAGGCAATCCCTAGGCCTCCTCCTTATCTTAGGATCAGCACGCGTGCACTCCACCACTCGTTCGGAGGATTTTCTCTCTAACACCACTATAAATAGAAAAACAATGTCATGTATTAGGTGTGGTGCTAAACAGAGTGCACTGAGATTCATCTGCCTTCGAAGGTGTTTTTATTTACCTTCGTGTTCTCATTTGTAAGGCCGAAGGTAACCTTGTAATTATCTATAAGGAAAGAAGACGAAATTGAGTTGGTGTTTTATTTACCTTCGTGTTCTCGTTTGTAAGGCTGAAGGTAATATTGTAATTATCAATAAGGAAAGAAGACAAAATTAAGTTAATCGCCTAAGATGACTTGCTATGTTCTTTTTTGTCATAATTTGTTGTAAGGCCAAAGATAACTTCCATTCATCGAATATTTATCGGTCGCTAATTTATTTTTAACTAAACCACGGTGAATAAAAaacggagtaagtactgtctcatTCTCAATAGAGTGTCATCAAACCTAACGCCTTTTACAGCAGCGTAAAAGTAAGGCAAGCTGACAAGCCCATGGGCCGATTGCTGTCACCGGCCGCGCCACGCGTGTCCGATGGGTTCGGCGTCTGGCGAACCACGCGCGCTCAACACGACACACGACACCACGAATCCACGATACGTGCGGCGCGCCGACGCGAAACCTCTCCGACTCTTGGTCTCCTCCCTTGCTCCGGATTGCTCTGGGAGACTGGGACCCATCCATCCAGAGTTGCGGGCTTGCGGCGCAGGAACCGAAACGAAAGCGCTAGACGTCCGCCGTCCCATTCGCTTTCCCCCAAGGCCTTTCTATCTGCAGCCGGTGCGGCGGCTGTGCTGTCTGCCTTTCTCCCGTCTCCGCCAACCGCTCCGCTAGCCACCACGCCCGCCGCTTTCCTGCCGTGGCCTCCGTCGGGGTTCCTCAACGGGTAACCCTTCTGCCTTCAACGCCTCCACCACCCATCGCTCGCATGCGCGTCGATCCCAAGTGCGAACCCCCTCCACTCTAGTCCTCTACTCCCTCCATCTACTTTCTCCTGCGATCAATGATCATCATCCCGTCGCCACGTCTTCTGTTGGCTCGCTTTACAGACGCCACTTGCGTCgcgatatttatttatttttctttGTCACCTCGATTGTTAGGGTTTACGGTCTGCAGGTCGGTATGCCCCAGCGCTCAATCGCCAATTTATCTGCAAGTCTCAGCACTTGTGGATAATTTGGATCCATGTGGTTTGGTTTCGTTCTACCGCCGTGCTCTGCGCTACACCGTTACCTTCGCCTTTTGCTTCGCGCATTGCAGATTTGGTGCCGCGTTGTAGATAGTTTATGTTTGGTCGAACCAGTTTCTTCCATGCAGAAAATAAAAAATATTGTTTGGACCACAATTGTTTGTTCCTTCGATGTTTCGTTGAAATAAAGCGGGGAAAGTTTTTATCTAAAAAATTGTTTGTTCTTTTGTCCGTTTACTGTTCCTAATCATCACTTCCGTACTTTTCTGTACTTGCTGTGGTCTCCACCCTTTTTGATTAGCCTTTCTTGTAATGGTTATTTCTTCCTTTGGTTGAACACTTGACTTATTTTTGTTTTATTCTGACTCGCTTCCTTCTAACGTTATTAAAATTAATTTTGACATCCTGCCATCACTGTTTGAAATACTGTATAGCCAGTATGTAGCTAATTAAATGTAGGGATGATATCAGGTGTATATAGAAGGCTAGCGCACATCTGCACCTATAGAATTCTGCCCTTCAAAATTAGATCTCACGATGGACTATATCTGGAGTTTTTCTATAATAAAACGAAAAGGCTAAGAGTGGGAAGAGTTTTTCTAAAACAATTGTGCACTGTTAGATCTGATTTTAAAGCCAGGATTTTAGGCCAGCCCTCATATGCAGCTGATAGGATCCCTTAAATGTCGGTGACAGTCGGTTCTCACTCATTTCACCTGTGGCTGTGCAAGGTCCGTTGGAATGAGGCACGAGGGGCCCGGGCTGTCAATTAGGCATGATGCTGCGGGCTCCATGGCAGGAGCTATCTTCATGTCCAACAGCGTCACAAGGGACCAATGCTTCCAAGCAAGCATTTTCGGTCTACCCTTGGAGTATCGATCCTTTGTCAGCCACATCAGAAAAGGGATGCCCTTGTTTCTCTTTGACTATACACTGCGTAAGCTTTACGGAGTCTTTGAGGCTGCCTCTGATGGAGGGTTTAATATTAACAGTGACGCACTTAGATCAGTTCGGCGCTCATATCCTTCGCAGGTAATTCACAGTTAATATGTGCTTCTTGGTTCATCATACTCTTGTCAGTTCGGATCCCTTTAAACAACGATCCCTTATGCATAAGATACATTTTCCCTCAGTTGTCTGTTTTCTGAATATATAACATGTGAGGCTGGTTGTGCTAAGTTGAACTCACTAAAACTGGGGATACTGTAAGCTGTGTAAGACCCAGAACTGAATCTTGACAATAAATGCCTTGGGATTTTTTCTTTCTTGTTATTATAATATAAAATTTTATGATGGGACTAGGAATAGAAGTGCACACATTGCTTTTCATATATATGACTTTTGCACATTAGATACATCAGCTAAGATATACTAGATCTTGGACAAAGTTGCTTGATTAACAACAACAAAACTTCGTATctcaagcaagttggggtaggttAGAGTTAAAAACCCAATAGAACCCAGAAGTCAAGGTTTGGGTACATGGATAGCGGGTTTTCATGCACTTCTATGCAAAGTTATTTTTTTGGGTATACCCCCATCCTTAGTCTTTTTTTTACCTCTTTCCATGTCAACAAAGTTGCTTGATTAAATAGAGAAAAATCTGATCATTCGGTTATTGAGTTGTTCTTTTCTTCTCTAAGGTTCGCATCAATATTATTTGGAAGTGCAAGCCACTAAGTGAGGATGAGTTTTTTCCTGCTATAGAAGACAACTACTATCGGCCAAGGAAGTTCTACTTTGACCTTTCCTATGAGCAGGTTTGCTTCACTACTGCTTCGTTACATGATGTTAAAAATGCTCCTTCTGATAGCACGGCTATGACTAGAAACTTCTGACTACCAGGTTGTTCGGCTTTATGAACTGTTTGGCAACAAGAGAGTAGGACGCCCTATTCATGACTATCAAAAAAATGAGTGTTTGCAAACAAACCGCTCAAGCAAAGGGATACCTGACAAAGAAAGCTTGACTCCAGATCCTCATTCCAGTAATCAATCACGCCTTTTGGTTCCCAACATTTCCGAAATCATAAGATATTCTACTCCTACAAGCATACACACAGATTTACCACTTAATGTTGAGGCATACCCAAGCACGTTGATGCCCTTGGGAACTGAAGTTAATGGAGCCAAAATTGCTCCCACCTTCAGCTCCCATAGTGACCAAATAGAACCTTTTTCTCAAAGTGAGTTTTTCCCAGCTGCTTCAATGACAGATGCTGTTTCAACTCAAGTATCTGCCCCTTGCTCTGAAACTAATAACCAGTTGGTTGGGCAATCACATCCATTACCGCACAACTATCCACAGAATATTTTTTCTGCTGGATTTACAGCCCAGGACCCAATTGAAGGATCTAAATTTGTTGCAAACCAATTGTATTCATTATGTCGTGATTATATGCACGATGGCTTGTTAACTTCTGGATATGGAACTCAAAATCGAACTTACAAAGGGATGAATCACTTGAATTCAACTTGTCCTCCATATGACCCATTACATCCTTTTTTGCCAGTGTCAAATAATTTCGATTATCAGGCTCAATGTGACATCTATTCCAACCAAGGCTGCCCTGATACATGTAATGACATATGTGCATATGAGTGTGAGTGTTTAAGTGAAGAAGTGGTAGCAGCGGAGGAACTGAACCAACGAGGTATTTCTACATGCCCACAAGTTCTTGGATGGGATGGGAAAGCAGTATCAGCAATTCATCAACAGAATATGTGTTCTACTGATTACTTTCAGATTTCTGATCGTGATGAAGACTCTGAAAATGATCAGATGAAACATGGTACTCATAGCAATGCTTCAGATTCATCAGATCGTGAAAATGGTATTGTTGATCCACGACATACACAACATGCTGTAGGAACTGAAAACAACACAAAGGATCAGTGTAGCCAGCCAAAAAAAGGTGTATTTTCTCGCTTATCAGTGAGGAAGGAACTGACTTCTCAAGATGCCACTGGTTCTACACTCAACCAATTGGTTTCTTCTCTTGTTCGGAAGACAGAACAGTGGAGCCACAACAATAGACCGATTGAAGATGGTCTCATTATTCCTTTGATTGGGGAGCAGGCTGACTGTTCTCATGCAGCGCTGAACCTGCTGAGTGAACTAGAGCTGGATAAAGACGTGAGCATAGAGCCACAACTtcccttcttgaacttcaagagacGCAGTGAAGCAGGGAAGGTGGATGCAAATTTAGGAAAGGAGATCAGTGGgaaaatgaagagaagaaagcttGTGCGTCCTTCCTTAGGAGAAAACAATGATTCTACAAATTTTGGAGAGCAGCTTATAGGAAATTGCACACAAGACAAGAATCAAAACCATCAGGAAAGTGAAAACCATTTTGACATTGACCTAAACATACCTGCAGCACCAATAGACGACGGCCCAGTGGAGGTTAACAGAATTGCAGTGTGTCCTAGTGTTGTTATCAAGGTACAAACAGAGAAACCATATGAAATAGATACAAACAAGGTAAACTCAAATGTGATGGAGACAACTGAAGAACATGATCCATCCAGTGCACCCACACAAAAGGTTATCCCTGATTTTAACATGGCAGACTTGAACACAATGGATGAATCTAAACTTCGCACAATCCTCGAGCATACATCATCATTGTTGCAAGCACTTGCTGAAGTAAAAAATGGGGAGTCCAACAACTGTGAACAGGCTAAGTCAAGCTTTGAAGATAAGAAAGTAAACATGGCATACTCTGACGGGGCCACCAAATCTGAGTGCGATTAGCAGTAGCTGCAAAGATATTGATGTTTATACGCTAAACTGGTGCCCGTCAGTGCATGCAGTGGCTTTATCCTTAATCATAGTAATATTTTTTTTGGGTTTTTTTTGGGGTGCGGGTGGGAGTGGGATTGGGGTTTTATCTTCTGGAAGAGGGAAGAGTGACTATCCCCACTCGTTGGAACCTGAAAGACTAGCCATGGAACCATGATCCGTCTAATGCGAAGATGTTCTTTAAATTTTGTTCATATACTCTTGTTACTGCAATTTTAGCGACAAGAAATTATTGAATTTTCTGCCAGGCCACTTTCATTTATAGCATATGACAGGATGTGGAGATGACAGCTGAACACATCCAAACCTTGTTCTTAGGAACACTGCAGCTTGCCTACACGGTCAGACATGATTATTTGAGCTGTGAGCATGGATCACGACCATTAAGAGAAGTCGGCCGCGAGGCCTCTGTTCACCGGTCTCGTCTCATTTCATTTCATGGCTCGCTTGGTTCATTGTCGGTTTGGATCCGCGCGTTTGAATTTTTTTTTCACGAGCTGAACTGATATTCTAAATTGATTCGTTAAAGAGCcaactcggttcgttaacgagtcaGCTTGTGAGCTAAACTAGCTAGCACATTTCAGTAAAACAAAACTATATACATATCATTTGCggaataattgatgaacatgttataggTATGTGAGGTGTTTATGGCCTATAAATTAAACTAAagattaatgaactatgtctatgtgttaaattGGTCCATACAAATATAATTATGAGTTAAATTGATGAATATGTATGTGAATGGTGAATTGATAAGTGATGAATTATGCTAATTTGATGTTACATTAATGTGGTTTGTGAAACTACAAGTATA contains these protein-coding regions:
- the LOC100216949 gene encoding uncharacterized protein LOC100216949; amino-acid sequence: MRVDPKSVGMRHEGPGLSIRHDAAGSMAGAIFMSNSVTRDQCFQASIFGLPLEYRSFVSHIRKGMPLFLFDYTLRKLYGVFEAASDGGFNINSDALRSVRRSYPSQVRINIIWKCKPLSEDEFFPAIEDNYYRPRKFYFDLSYEQVVRLYELFGNKRVGRPIHDYQKNECLQTNRSSKGIPDKESLTPDPHSSNQSRLLVPNISEIIRYSTPTSIHTDLPLNVEAYPSTLMPLGTEVNGAKIAPTFSSHSDQIEPFSQSEFFPAASMTDAVSTQVSAPCSETNNQLVGQSHPLPHNYPQNIFSAGFTAQDPIEGSKFVANQLYSLCRDYMHDGLLTSGYGTQNRTYKGMNHLNSTCPPYDPLHPFLPVSNNFDYQAQCDIYSNQGCPDTCNDICAYECECLSEEVVAAEELNQRGISTCPQVLGWDGKAVSAIHQQNMCSTDYFQISDRDEDSENDQMKHGTHSNASDSSDRENGIVDPRHTQHAVGTENNTKDQCSQPKKGVFSRLSVRKELTSQDATGSTLNQLVSSLVRKTEQWSHNNRPIEDGLIIPLIGEQADCSHAALNLLSELELDKDVSIEPQLPFLNFKRRSEAGKVDANLGKEISGKMKRRKLVRPSLGENNDSTNFGEQLIGNCTQDKNQNHQESENHFDIDLNIPAAPIDDGPVEVNRIAVCPSVVIKVQTEKPYEIDTNKVNSNVMETTEEHDPSSAPTQKVIPDFNMADLNTMDESKLRTILEHTSSLLQALAEVKNGESNNCEQAKSSFEDKKVNMAYSDGATKSECD